From the Fusarium musae strain F31 chromosome 11, whole genome shotgun sequence genome, one window contains:
- a CDS encoding hypothetical protein (EggNog:ENOG41), with amino-acid sequence MELPDHPSSTRQVKRSYVACVSCRARKSRCIIKDNPPCAKCAREHRECRFDRRPRAPKHRDAPKWTRGNVNAVDAAPAAQPVQAANHSPSENLGFNSSPNNTNHALYNRVQSTIVTGTNDALDFLSSAAGQHSIAGSAPSQGHPSASNVQSDGPKVVSGGSNGVGFTIKALSEPDDACLDMWDKCRFVRQGWFTAQEAVTYIDLFFEKLAPLSPVVLDQFRSHASHEHLVYREAMLCCTLLMISSRFFTLPGAGGTSRSHYIHQRLWNHCEVLIRRIVLGQEKTSTSQTRTIGTIESLILISDWHPRALHLPPETDGWDGLLVTPGYDRVNRKHINNEVPLIRWREDVFEPAKRANRMSWMLLGMANNLGYELGIFSGQAGDSGHTVHAEVLRGRRAQKLLYNYLTQTATRLGYPSAFPESISVIASRLSMPDTSEPVDQSWISYMDLSLELTQLSRTASSMFFHSAAHLQTQVLGDRYVDLLEHFSASLSKWQERFNSMSQGAISIQAVVSRASSAGFTAATTNSDEALSAFITPKDAKFLQEVISDTKKVLHIATMSGFRDHLPFAPARVKISVISSSVFLLKALSVGSTHTDVNDALYTLDQCTSTLKQCPTDDMDFALRYADLIEKHTSQFRAHLTQSRGLGTGNHSGRASIPRNIILGETSVDGPNSFLSGLDSQQLGDDGAMMNLDMGDTWVSLPFDSSIAPFGEGCDQVALGLDVDALNFLWSLPELVQGGETGFA; translated from the exons ATGGAGCTCCCGGATCATCCCAGCAGTACCCGACAGGTCAAGCGTAGCTACGTCGCATGCGTCTCGTGCCGAGCGCGCAAATCACGATgcatcatcaaagacaaccCTCCCTGCGCTAAATGTGCCAGGGAACACCGCGAGTGTCGATTCGATCGTCGGCCCAGGGCTCCCAAGCACCGCGATGCCCCGAAATGGACCCGCGGGAATGTGAATGCTGTGGACGCCGCGCCCGCTGCTCAACCCGTTCAGGCGGCGAATCACTCTCCTTCTGAGAACCTTGGTTTCAATTCGTCCCCGAATAATACCAATCATGCACTGTACAATAGAGTGCAGTCAACAATAGTCACTGGGACTAATGATGCGCTGGACTTCCTGTCAAGTGCCGCAGGACAGCATAGCATCGCTGGTTCAGCGCCATCTCAAGGGCATCCTTCGGCGAGCAATGTCCAGTCCGATGGTCCCAAAGTCGTATCCGGTGGATCCAATGGAGTCGGGTTCACCATCAAGGCCCTTTCAGAACCAGATGATGCTTGTCTAGATATGTGGGATAAGTGTCGCTTCGTTCGTCAGGGATGGTTCACGGCACAAGAGGCTGTCACCTACATCGACCT TTTCTTCGAAAAGCTTGCCCCACTATCTCCTGTCGTCCTTGACCAATTCCGCAGCCATGCATCTCACGAACATCTCGTTTACAGGGAAGCCATGCTATGCTGCACCCTTCTCATGATCTCATCTCGCTTCTTCACACTACCGGGTGCAGGCGGTACATCTAGAAGCCACTATATACACCAGCGCCTCTGGAATCACTGTGAAGTTCTTATTCGACGCATCGTGCTGGGGCAAGAAAAGACATCCACCTCCCAGACAAGAACTATCGGCACAATAGAGAGTCTGATTCTGATATCCGATTGGCACCCTCGCGCTTTGCATCTCCCACCCGAGACAGATGGCTGGGATGGCCTACTTGTAACGCCTGGTTATGACCGAGTCAATCGCAAGCATATCAACAACGAAGTTCCCCTGATTCGCTGGCGAGAAGATGTCTTTGAACCAGCTAAGAGGGCAAACAGAATGTCATGGATGCTTCTTGGTATGGCTAACAACCTTGGCTATGAACTTGGGATCTTCTCAGGTCAGGCGGGTGATAGTGGCCATACCGTGCATGCTGAGGTACTTCGCGGTCGTCGAGCTCAGAAGCTCCTTTACAACTATTTGACCCAGACAGCCACGAGACTGGGCTATCCTTCCGCATTTCCTGAGAGCATATCTGTCATTGCATCACGTCTGTCAATGCCAGATACGAGTGAACCAGTTGATCAGTCCTGGATTTCTTATATGGACCTCAGTTTGGAGCTTACCCAACTGTCGCGTACAGCATCTTCGATGTTCTTTCACTCAGCAGCCCATCTCCAAACACAAGTACTTGGAGATCGCTATGTAGATCTACTTGAACACTTTTCGGCATCTCTGTCAAAGTGGCAAGAGAGGTTTAACAGCATGAGCCAAG GTGCTATCTCCATCCAGGCTGTAGTATCCCGAGCTTCCTCCGCTGGTTTCACGGCCGCCACCACCAACTCTGATGAAGCTCTATCAGCATTCATAACCCCGAAAGACGCCAAGTTCTTACAAGAGGTCATTTCTGACACCAAAAAGGTTCTGCATATTGCAACGATGAGTGGTTTCAGGGACCATCTTCCTTTTGCACCAGCCCGTGTCAAGATTAGCGTCATTAGTTCATCTGTATTTCTTCTCAAGGCTCTCAGCGTCGGCTCCACCCATACGGATGTGAACGATGCTTTGTACACTTTAGACCAATGCACATCAACACTTAAGCAATGCCCTACGGATGATATGGACTTTGCGTTGAGATATGCGGATCTCATCGAGAAACATACCTCACAGTTTCGAGCCCACCTTACACAGTCCAGAGGTCTAGGTACTGGTAATCACAGTGGGCGGGCTTCGATTCCGAGGAATATTATTCTAGGAGAGACTAGCGTTGATGGCCCAAACTCCTTCTTGTCTGGTCTGGATTCTCAAcagcttggagatgatggggCAATGATGAACTTGGATATGGGAGATACGTGGGTGTCTCTTCCGTTTGATTCAAGCATAGCTCCATTTGGTGAAGGGTGTGATCAAGTCGCTCTGGGGCTGGATGTGGATGCGTTGAACTTCTTGTGGAGCTTGCCTGAGCTTGTGCAGGGTGGCGAGACTGGCTTCGCTTAG
- a CDS encoding hypothetical protein (EggNog:ENOG41), translating into MASKETASLPVIDFAKIIGPSISRTPEVLEDSVKEKQKLFDAFVNVGFVYLANHSIPDFARENLFSHAKKFFALPVSEKAKVETGESKGFHGWFSPARTSGDSRHSDLKEAFDVGKENDPTRPNQWPENWPEFRDDMNFFFEKCHEVHLVLLRVLAEQVGVDRDFFEPHVDQKDHFFRVIYYPETTRAAFKDRARASAHTDYGTLTLLFNDESGGLQVRRVDGKYIDAPPIPGCAIINVGDLLSRWFNDILISTEHRVVEPVPKPDADGNIPDIIPARYSIAWFGHPNREALVEPIKACCTASNPQKYGAVYAGKHVVEKLAYLHKNGQNTTTWTDDMQRETSEAVANAPLLQAGSA; encoded by the exons ATGGCGTCCAAAGAAACTGCCAGTCTCCCAGTCATTGACtttgccaagatcatcgGACCATCCATCTCTAGGACACCAGAAGTCCTGGAAGACAGCGTCaaagagaagcagaaacTCTTCGACGCATTTGTCAATGTCGGATTTGTGTACCTGGCAAACCACTCCATCCCTGACTTTGCTCGAGAAAATCTCTTTTCTCACGCAAAGAAATTCTTCGCTCTACCTGTAtcagaaaaagcaaaggtTGAGACAGGAGAATCTAAGGGCTTTCATGGATGGTTCTCTCCCGCTCGAACCTCAGGCGATTCTCGTCATTCCGATCTCAAAGAGGCTTTTGATGTTGGGAAGGAGAACGACCCAACAAGGCCGAATCAATGGCCTGAGAACTGGCCTGAGTTCCGCGACGACATGAACTTCTTCTTTGAGAAATGCCATGAGGTCcatcttgttctccttcGTGTCCTGGCAGAGCAGGTCGGTGTGGACAGGGACTTTTTTGAGCCTCATGTTGACCAAAAAGACCATTTCTTTCGCGTCATCTACTACCCCGAGACGACTCGAGCTGCCTTCAAAGACAGGGCCAGGGCATCGGCGCACACAGACTATGGCACCCTTACCTTGCTCTTCAATGATGAGAGTGGGGGTCTGCAGGTGCGCCGAGTGGACGGGAAGTACATCGATGCTCCACCGATTCCCGGATGCGCCATAATCAACG TTGGGGATCTGCTGTCCCGCTGGTTCAACGACATCCTCATCTCTACCGAGCACCGGGTTGTGGAGCCGGTTCCTAAGCCTGATGCCGACGGCAACATTCCTGACATCATCCCGGCACGCTACTCCATTGCTTGGTTCGGTCATCCGAATCGAGAAGCGCTCGTTGAGCCGATTAAGGCTTGCTGCACCGCCTCGAACCCGCAGAAGTATGGCGCTGTTTACGCTGGAAAGCACGTGGTGGAGAAATTGGCGTATTTGCATAAAAACGGCCAAAACACCACGACCTGGACTGATGATATGCAACGCGAGACGTCTGAGGCTGTGGCCAATGCTCCGCTGCTTCAAGCAGGTAGTGCATAA
- a CDS encoding hypothetical protein (EggNog:ENOG41), protein MAINATAVAALRQKDLRKFFTRDTEIDVVDADVFDVVFDHLAHLYQVSPGA, encoded by the exons ATGGCCATCAATGCAACTGCAGTT GCGGCCTTGCGTCAGAAAGATCTCCGCAAATTCTTCACCCGAGATACCGAGATTGATGTTGTCGACGCCGATGTTTTCGACGTTGTGTTTGATCACCTCGCGCATCTTTATCAGGTCAGCCCAGGTGCTTGA
- a CDS encoding hypothetical protein (EggNog:ENOG41) — translation MASATVSAVTGAATVSTSLAPFSGTEGTYMLPHHAREIERLHRQHLFMNTTTGGQLLVVPSIQEKKSLRVLDSGAADGFWLRDLPRQLPSHDLELYGVDIGSDLFPAPDETALYKVELRSHDVRTPFPPSWDWSSKFDVINQRLLIWGIQSTEWPRVISNLVSSLKPGGYIQLVEAEWIDPSNLADEITRPQLRKQAALQEWSTTTFGMDIHIAYKLEGLLQDAGLEDVRKVQFDHGYGALARSKDQRNVSAELWVECFRTLDEKIPDGGIPGVAANSKEFHEFLDTLEVEIKTYGYQPKLNYVYGRKPLAE, via the exons ATGGCTTCTGCAACTGTTAGTGCCGTGACTGGTGCCGCGACGGTCTCTACATCACTGGCACCATTCTCAGGTACCGAAGGGACCTACATGCTACCTCACCACGCCCGAGAGATAGAGAGATTACACCGCCAACACCTCTTCATGAACACTACCACGGGAGGTCAATTACTTGTAGTACCCTCTatccaggagaagaagtcctTACGCGTACTGGACTCGGGTGCTGCTGATG GCTTCTGGCTACGTGATCTCCCCCGCCAGCTCCCATCACACGATCTGGAACTCTATGGAGTCGACATTGGATCTGATCTCTTCCCTGCACCAGATGAGACTGCACTTTACAAGGTAGAGCTTCGGAGCCATGATGTCAGAACTCCCTTTCCACCTTCGTGGGACTGGTCCTCCAAGTTCGACGTAATCAATCAGAGACTTCTTATCTGGGGCATCCAGTCTACTGAGTGGCCTCGTGTCATCTCGAACCTTGTTTCATCACTCAAGCCTGGCGGCTATATACAGCTCGTGGAGGCTGAATGGATTGATCCTAGCAATCTGGCCGATGAGATAACAAGGCCCCAACTGAGGAAGCAAGCTGCCCTACAAGAGTGGTCCACCACGACCTTTGGTATGGACATCCACATTGCTTATAAGCTTGAAGGGCTCCTCCAGGACGCTGGCTTGGAGGATGTTCGCAAGGTCCAATTTGATCACGGCTATGGTGCCCTCGCAAGATCCAAGGACCAGAGAAATGTGTCGGCTGAGCTCTGGGTTGAGTGCTTCAGGACCCTGGATGAGAAGATCCCTG ACGGCGGAATTCCTGGGGTTGCGGCGAATTCGAAGGAGTTCCATGAGTTTCTCGATACTTTGGAGGTCGAGATCAAGACTTATGGCTATCAGCCTAAGCTCAACTATGTATATGGACGAAAGCCCTTAGCTGAATGA
- a CDS encoding hypothetical protein (EggNog:ENOG41) gives MVFESKFPKVDPPSTDVFNFIFNTAREKYPKDKVLYRVHNTGETLTLGELENKSLRLASVLVKKYGIKPNNVIAFLANNSINYPIAFFAALAAGATISPIPVQQGLDALAIIPRLEQADAKLIITDSGLASITKPAAEAFNGIPLISLDDSSDGISNIEDLLTEENELFTGFRLSTHEETEQHYAFIYRTSGSSGNVKSFLTTHAHWAANLLTTRLTVPSDTDPEKDVWLSSLPFAYGINAKLNLGLNILLGIPVIILTQPFDQSTFHLIDKYAITFLFVTPPLAAQIAKSEKVGVTYKSIKWLLSAGAPVHTKIRDAVQDKFNGVRLTLEWGTTETLLITLQVDEASSVPGSSGTLVHGFEARVIDIETGKDLGHNEQGEILVRNTLARFAGYKDNDEANKDFDADGWFHSGDVGYVDENSNVFIVDRLKELLRVGDGYGTHASASEFEAILFDHPAVATAVVVGIRDQETQQEHPTAFVVLQPDATPSHDLKPEERSSALDNLAKELEGYVETKLGKFKRLSGGAFFVEKYPYVGYKINKRRLKELVHVGPFSGSFARWIDAAA, from the exons ATGGTCTTTGAGTCAAAGTTTCCCAAGGTTGACCCGCCCTCCACGGACGtgttcaacttcatcttcaacactgCTCGAGAGAAGTATCCCAAAGACAAAGTCTTATACCGGGTCCACAACACAGGAGAGACTTTGACTCTGGGAGAACTTGAGAACAAGAGCTTGCGACTGGCTAGCGTTCTTGTAAAGAAGTATGGAATCAAGCCTAATAATGTCATTGCATTCTTAGCCAACAACTCA ATAAACTATCCTATTGCTTTTTTTGCAGCGCTGGCAGCTGGAGCTACAATCTCCCCAATTCCTGTTCAGCAAGGACTTGATGCTCTGGCAATTATTCCCAGACTCGAACAAGCTGATGCCAAGTTGATCATAACTGACTCCGGCCTGGCATCTATCACAAAGCCGGCAGCTGAAGCCTTCAATGGGATTCCTCTGATCAGCCTCGATGATTCTTCTGACGGAATCAGCAACATTGAGGATCTGCTGACTGAAGAAAATGAGCTCTTCACTGGTTTCAGGCTCTCCACCCACGAGGAAACTGAGCAGCACTATGCTTTCATTTACCGTACCAGCGGATCATCGGGCAATGTGAAGTCATTCCTCACAACCCATGCTCACTGGGCTGCCAATTTACTCACCACTCGCCTGACCGTACCCTCCGACACAGATCCGGAGAAAGATGTTTGGCTGTCCTCTCTACCCTTCGCCTATGGAATTAACGCAAAGCTCAACCTTGGTCTGAACATCCTCCTTGGTATCCCAGTCATAATTCTTACTCAGCCTTTCGACCAATCCACTTTTCATCTCATTGACAAATATGCCATTaccttcctcttcgtcactcCACCTCTCGCAGCCCAGATTGCAAAGTCTGAGAAGGTTGGGGTCACCTACAAGAGCATCAAATGGCTTCTATCTGCTGGAGCTCCTGTTCACACAAAGATTCGGGATGCCGTTCAAGACAAATTCAATGGTGTTCGCCTAACTCTCGAATGGGGAACGACAGAAACTCTCCTTATCACCCTCCAGGTCGATGAGGCCTCCTCTGTACCCGGATCAAGTGGTACTCTTGTCCATGGCTTCGAAGCAAGGGTTATTGATATCGAGACTGGCAAGGACCTTGGCCACAACGAACAGGGAGAGATCCTTGTGAGGAATACACTTGCTCGCTTTGCCGGCTACAAGGACAATGACGAGGCCAACAAGGACTTTGACGCTGATGGCTGGTTCCACTCTGGTGACGTCGGCTACGTTGACGAGAACTCCAATGTCTTTATCGTTGACCGGCTGAAAGAGCTACTCCGTGTCGGCGATGGCTACGGTACTCACGCTTCAGCGTCTGAGTTCGAGGCTATCCTCTTTGATCACCCCGCCGTAGCAACAGCTGTCGTAGTGGGTATCCGCGACCAAGAGACGCAACAGGAGCATCCTACGGCATTTGTTGTGCTTCAGCCAGACGCGACACCAAGCCACGATTTAAAGCCTGAGGAACGGTCTTCGGCTTTGGATAACCTGGCTAAGGAGCTGGAGGGATATGTTGAGACAAAGCTGGGCAAGTTCAAGAGGCTCTCGGGTGGTGCATTTTTCGTGGAGAAGTATCCTTATGTTggttataagattaataagaGGAGGCTGAAAGAGCTCGTGCATGTTGGGCCGTTTTCGGGTAGCTTTGCACGATGGATTGATGCCGCAGCTTAG
- a CDS encoding hypothetical protein (EggNog:ENOG41) yields MSNAQDKNQPEALDVEEKGHSDHLEKHDTHIFSAIDETGAHKKIDPAEIKLVKKLDWIILPILWIMYWFNYLDRNAITVARLDGLEKELNLTSTEYQTCVSILFVGYILGQIPSNMLMTRIRPSLYMSGAMALWAVVSTLTAICHDFKGLVLTRFFLGVTEAPFYPGALYVLSIFYTKKEIATRISILFTANICGTAFAGLIAIGVFEMSGVAGLAGWRWLFILQGIITFVISLASAFVLPDEPSNTRWLTEEERILAHERIAADTVQIRTNTTTFAGLVDACKDPRLWVLVFMQHFHMAASNFKNFFPTIVGTLGFGRNTTLALTCPPYIVSGIVCIAWAANSGKVPIPKLSCRMNERTWHITLAKFMAVFGFILACTVHNTGARYFAMCVFASGVYACNSVILGWVASTCGQTREKKAVSLALANTVATLGPIYTPYLWPSSDEPMYPVAMSSSAAFSAASAVLAWVLRWTLIRENRKIRASNNEERLFYAY; encoded by the exons ATGTCCAATGCCCAAGACAAAAATCAGCCTGAAGcccttgatgttgaagaaaagGGACACTCTGATCACCTCGAGAAGCATGACACCCACATCTTCTCGGCGATCGATGAGACCGGTGCACACAAGAAGATCGATCCAGCTGAGATCAAGCttgtgaagaagctggatTGGATCATTCTTCCGATTCTGTGGATCATGTACTGGTTCAACTATCTCGATCGCAATGCTATCACTGTTGCGCGTCTCGATGGACTCGAGAAAGAGCTCAACCTGACCTCTACTGAGTATCAGACATGTGTCTCGATCCTCTTTGTGGGATACATCCTGGGTCAAATTCCATCCA ACATGCTCATGACCCGAATCCGACCTTCCCTCTACATGTCGGGCGCCATGGCTCTCTGGGCCGTCGTCAGTACTCTCACAGCCATCTGCCACGACTTCAAAGGCCTCGTCCTCACGCGATTCTTCCTGGGTGTAACCGAAGCCCCTTTCTACCCCGGTGCGCTTTACGTCCTCTCGATCTTCTACACTAAAAAAGAGATAGCAACTCGTATCTCTATCCTGTTCACAGCCAACATCTGTGGAACTGCATTCGCAGGACTTATCGCGATTGGCGTGTTTGAGATGAGCGGTGTTGCGGGTCTGGCTGGATGGAGATGGCTTTTTATCCTCCAGGGAATCATCACCTTTGTCATCTCCCTCGCTTCAGCATTTGTTCTGCCTGATGAACCCAGCAATACCCGCTGGCTCacggaagaggagaggattTTAGCCCATGAACGAATTGCGGCCGATACTGTACAAATCCGAACCAACACGACGACTTTTGCTGGACTTGTTGACGCTTGCAAGGATCCTCGTCTCTgggtcctcgtcttcatgcAGCACTTTCACATGGCTGCTAGCAActtcaagaacttcttcCCCACTATTGTAGGAACACTTGGTTTCGGCCGCAACACTACGCTTGCTCTTACCTGTCCTCCTTATATCGTGTCAGGTATCGTCTGTATCGCATGGGCCGCAAACTCTGGTAAAGTCCCTATACCGAAGCTTTCTT GCCGGATGAACGAAAGAACCTGGCATATCACCCTGGCTAAGTTCATGGCTGTTtttggcttcatcttggccTGTACGGTCCACAATACTGGTGCCCGTTACTTCGCAATGTGTGTCTTTGCCAGCGGAGTCTACGCCTGCAACAGTGTCATCCTCGGCTGGGTCGCTAGCACGTGCGGCCAGACCCGAGAGAAGAAAGCCGTATCTCTAGCTTTGGCCAACACCGTTGCCACGCTTGGGCCTATCTATACTCCG TATCTCTGGCCGAGTTCAGATGAGCCGATGTATCCTGTCGCTATGTCCAGCAGTGCTGCCTTTTCTGCCGCGTCGGCTGTCTTGGCTTGGGTCCTCAGATGGACGCTCATCCGCGAGAATCGCAAGATTCGGGCTTCAAACAACGAAGAGAGGCTCTTCTACGCGTACTAG
- a CDS encoding hypothetical protein (EggNog:ENOG41~CAZy:CE10~MEROPS:MER0034960) has translation MVSIIARLFRFYLVWIRRAQTQFLTAGNMREHIQAQYIRPQSFSPPKNLGPDISIERVDVHNWPLYRISSSPFSPKVGDQSNRPAMLYCHGGAWVNEIVTQHYNLVAQIARDTGLDVLVPIYPLIPRPAATAVQVIAGLHEVMNRVKQPIVSIGGDSAGGNLAMLLAQHLVREKSDLMSRVRSLVLISPVLDCTMSHPETNRLGLNDPWLSHGGLDVVADVWSGGLERSDPRVSPIFGDIADLPPLLLLSGTHDLLCADARRLSARFRNDSTSTHTDDWVAGSVELDEFKYVEVEEMIHVWPLMPSPEGAEARKTIVEFIRKYL, from the coding sequence ATGGTTTCAATCATTGCCCGCCTTTTCCGGTTCTACCTAGTATGGATCCGTCGCGCCCAGACGCAATTCTTAACCGCAGGCAACATGCGAGAGCACATCCAAGCCCAGTATATCCGCCCACAGAGCTTCTCACCTCCCAAGAACCTCGGCCCCGACATCAGCATTGAGCGTGTTGATGTACACAACTGGCCTCTGTATCGCATTTCATCGTCGCCATTCTCACCGAAAGTGGGAGATCAGTCAAACCGCCCTGCGATGTTGTACTGCCACGGCGGCGCCTGGGTCAATGAAATCGTGACTCAGCATTATAACCTTGTGGCGCAGATCGCTAGGGACACCGGGCTTGACGTGCTCGTCCCAATTTACCCTCTTATCCCTCGACCCGCGGCCACTGCCGTGCAAGTCATCGCGGGGCTGCACGAGGTCATGAACCGAGTCAAGCAGCCCATCGTGAGCATCGGTGGTGACTCGGCGGGAGGCAATCTGGCAATGTTGCTCGCGCAGCATCTCGTGCGCGAGAAATCGGATCTCATGTCAAGAGTCAGGTCCCTAGTTCTGATCTCGCCTGTGCTGGATTGTACCATGAGTCACCCTGAGACCAACAGATTGGGACTCAACGACCCATGGCTCAGCCATGGCGGTTTGGACGTGGTCGCCGATGTGTGGAGTGGAGGTTTGGAACGTTCGGACCCCAGGGTCAGTCCGATCTTTGGCGATATCGCAGACTTACCTCCACTCTTACTGCTGTCGGGAACACACGACTTGCTCTGCGCCGATGCAAGGCGTCTCAGTGCTCGGTTCCGCAATGATAGTACATCTACTCATACGGATGACTGGGTAGCCGGGAGTGTTGAGCTGGACGAATTCAAGTATGTGGAGGTAGAGGAGATGATTCACGTATGGCCGCTTATGCCGTCACCGGAGGGCGCAGAAGCGCGAAAGACAATAGTAGAATTTATAAGGAAGTATTTGTAA
- a CDS encoding hypothetical protein (EggNog:ENOG41), with amino-acid sequence MTWSPPKDYMSRPIVVLGGGVLGRRIAACFASVGWHVIIRDPSERSRADAVAYIDASITDYLTISHGKKGSWEATEDFDAAVRDAWLVFEAVPEILSIKEDTFLALEKQAPADCILASNSSSFMSRELLGKVKESTKARVLNTHFMMPPQALIVELMTSGSTASNLFPFLSQEMTKCGLKPVTAKKESPGFIFNRMWASIKREVLMVIAEGVADPQTIDRVWMDMYQSPTGPCTMMGVGLDTVEHIEENYVEKRGLPKTTLKWLHENYVAKGKLGNKSDQGGLYPVPPSGEKTKLIVLNFYQGASPGELTAETYLSSGQILEFSVENKNARPNALVSGQAVPDGIDVCDDRMYWTCMGYPPTNDGAVYSAKLDGSDIRTVIPRGHVHTPKQLHISQKSKKIYFCDREGLRIHRCNLDGSKHEILFQTGNFTKEPEKVADQTNWPVGITVSDKLGKIFWTQKGPSKSNGGRIFSAGIDIPEGSDASSRKDIDLIAKDLPEPIDLEFDEDNGVLYWTDRGEMPLGNTLNKKTIVGQPPATENKLGRQIIAQGFAEAIGLRLDKKRDCIYVADLAGRLWQCETVPGPKKKIFESAGHAYTGLAIVRD; translated from the exons ATGACTTGGTCACCCCCAAAAGATTACATGTCGCGGCCTATCGTCGTCCTGGGCGGCGGTGTCTTGGGTCGTAGAATCGCAGCTTGTTTTGCAAGCGTCGGATGGCACGTCATCATCCGAGATCCGTCTGAAAGGTCGAGGGCAGATGCGGTTGCTTACATAGATGCAAGCATCACCGACTATCTCACCATATCCCATGGAAAAAAGGGGTCATGGGAGGCCACTGAGGACTTTGATGCAGCTGTCAGGGATGCTTGGCTTGTCTTTGAGGCTGTGCCAGAGATATTGAGCATCAAGGAAGATACCTTCCTGgcccttgagaagcaggCCCCAGCAGATTGTATATTGGCCTCTAATAGCTCGTCTTTTATGTCAAGGGAGCTTTtgggcaaggtcaaggaatCCACCAAGGCTCGGGTACTCAATACGCATTTCATGATGCCTCCTCAG GCTCTTATCGTGGAACTCATGACATCTGGCAGCACCGCTAGTAACctcttccctttcctttcGCAAGAGATGACGAAGTGCGGGCTCAAACCTGTCACTGCCAAGAAGGAGTCGCCGGGCTTTATTTTCAACCGTATGTGGGCATCTATCAAGCGCGAAGTGCTCATGGTCATCGCGGAAGGAGTTGCGGACCCTCAGACCATCGACCGAGTCTGGATGGATATGTACCAGTCACCAACTGGTCCCTGCACTATGATGGG CGTAGGCCTTGATACCGTTGAGCATATCGAGGAGAACTATGTTGAAAAGCGTGGTTTACCCAAGACCACCTTGAAATGGTTGCACGAGAACTACGTCGCCAAGGGAAAGCTGGGGAATAAGTCGGATCAAGGTGGACTGTATCCTGTGCCACCGTCAGGCGAAAAGACCAAGctcatcgtcctcaactTTTACCAGGGTGCTAGCCCTGGGGAGCTGACGGCCGAGACTTACCTCTCTAGTGGCCAGATCCTGGAGTTCTCGGTTGAGAATAAGAACGCCCGTCCAAACGCGCTGGTCTCCGGACAGGCTGTCCCAGATGGCATCGACGTGTGCGATGATAGGATGTATTGGACTTGCATGGGCTATCCTCCAACCAATGATGGGGCTGTCTACAGCGCCAAGCTAGACGGTAGCGATATACGTACAGTTATCCCCCGTGGTCATGTCCATACTCCCAAGCAACTGCACATCAGCCAGAAAAGCAAGAAGATCTACTTCTGTGACCGCGAAGGGCTCCGCATTCATCGATGCAACCTGGACGGTTCAAAGCATGAGATTCTCTTTCAGACGGGCAATTTTACTAAGGAGCCTGAAAAGGTCGCGGACCAGACCAACTGGCCTGTCGGTATCACCGTGTCTGATAAGCTCGGTAAGATATTCTGGACTCAGAAAGGTCCCTCCAAGAGCAACGGCGGTAGAATCTTCTCTGCTGGTATCGACATACCTGAAGGCAGTGACGCGTCATCGCGCAAGGACATTGACCTAATCGCCAAAGACCTACCGGAGCCCATTGACCTTGAGTTCGACGAGGATAACGGCGTGCTCTACTGGACTGACAGAGGCGAGATGCCGCTGGGTAACAcgctcaacaagaagaccaTAGTGGGACAGCCGCCAGCCACTGAAAATAAGCTCGGGAGACAGATCATTGCTCAAGGGTTCGCTGAGGCGATTGGCCTGCGACTGGACAAGAAACGCGATTGCATTTACGTTGCTGACTTAGCGGGAAGACTATGGCAGTGTGAGACTGTTCCAGGCCCTAAGAAAAAGATTTTCGAGTCGGCAGGACATGCGTATACTGGCCTTGCCATAGTTCGTGACTGA